A section of the Salmo trutta chromosome 4, fSalTru1.1, whole genome shotgun sequence genome encodes:
- the LOC115192061 gene encoding LOW QUALITY PROTEIN: NXPE family member 3-like (The sequence of the model RefSeq protein was modified relative to this genomic sequence to represent the inferred CDS: substituted 1 base at 1 genomic stop codon), with translation MWRSLSKYVCVFFLLALSSLFFLLSNINILENLNCQTVSTLYQLQSSIHTAFFSEAPFLLDRNHSYCGLLGQKPSPEEALEEHYLLESIAWPEPTHHSESVSLDHTSDPAHSLFVILPARGRSEWHVGDQLEAFVQMYDFQGHPKSHGGDFLLARLHSSELEAGVAGQVLDHRNGTYSAIFPLLWQGSAQVEMTLVHPSEAVHVLRRLREERPDRVFFKSLFRSGKLSQTTICNLCLPTSQKPLCNYTDAHTEEPWYCYKPKMLSCDTRINHAKGGYVKDLLTNKEALLFXSGVNIKVHIHPSGSDSVTVLPEKKDKADVERSSMKTEPTRITPSGYYFQGSWRALTGGVIRQFNDSSAITQCLKGKVVYMYGDSTARQWFEYLNALLPELKQFNLHSPKNVGPNMAVDSTHNTLLRYRCHGPPIRFTNVIASEMRYVANELDGLTGGPNTVVFISIWSHFSTFPVQVYIRRLRHIRRAVVRLLDRAPGTMVVLRSANLQALDPEVSLYNSDWYSLQLDGVLRAMFRGVDVLLIDAWEMTLAHHLPHALHPPPIIIKNMIDIILSRICP, from the exons ATGTGGAGAAGCCTGTCCAAATATGTCTGTGTCTTCTTCCTGCTGGCCCTGTCAAGCCTCTTTTTCCTGTTAAGCAACATCAACATTCTGGAG AATCTGAACTGCCAAACAGTGTCAACATTATACCAGCTCCAGAGCAGCATCCACACAGCTTTCTTTTCAGAGGCCCCTTTTCTTCTGGACCGCAACCATAGCTACTGTGGCCTCCTGGGCCAGAAGCCCTCACCCGAGGAGGCTCTGGAAGAGCATTACCTCCTGGAGTCCATCGCCTGGCCAGAGCCTACGCACCATTCTGAGAGTGTGTCCCTGGACCACACCAGTGATCCTGCACACAGCCTTTTTGTGATCCTGCCAGCAAGGGGCAGGAGTGAGTGGCATGTGGGGGACCAGCTGGAGGCTTTTGTCCAGATGTATGATTTTCAGGGGCATCCCAAGAGCCATGGTGGAGACTTCTTGCTGGCCCGACTGCACTCCTCTGAATTGGAGGCAGGCGTTGCAGGACAGGTGCTGGACCACAGGAATGGGACCTACTCTGCCATTTTCCCATTACTATGGCAAGGGTCTGCACAGGTGGAGATGACACTGGTCCATCCAAGTGAGGCAGTTCATGTTCTACGACGGTTACGAGAGGAACGGCCCGACCGGGTTTTCTTTAAGAGTCTCTTCCGCTCTGGAAAACTGTCCCAGACAACTATATGTAACCTGTGTCTGCCAACAAGCCAGAAGCCGCTGTGCAATTACACAGACGCCCACACGGAGGAGCCCTGGTACTGCTACAAGCCCAAGATGCTGAGTTGTGACACACGGATCAACCACGCAAAGGGAGGCTATGTGAAAGATCTGCTCACCAACAAAGAGGCATTGCTCTTCTAGAG tggTGTAAACATCAAAGTTCACATTCATCCTTCAGGGTCTGACAGTGTCACTGTGCTGCCTGAGAAAAAAG ACAAAGCAGACGTGGAGAGAAGCAGCATGAAGACGGAACCTACCAGAATCACTCCTTCCGGGTATTACTTCCAAGGGTCATGGCGAGCGCTGACTGGTGGTGTAATACGCCAGTTTAACGACTCCTCTGCCATTACTCAGTGTCTGAAGGGCAAGGTGGTGTACATGTACGGAGACTCTACTGCCAGACAGTGGTTTGAGTACCTCAACGCATTATTACCAG AGCTGAAGCAGTTTAACCTTCACAGTCCTAAGAATGTGGGGCCCAACATGGCGGTGGACAGCACCCACAACACCCTTCTGAGGTACCGTTGTCACGGTCCTCCAATCCGCTTCACCAATGTCATCGCCAGTGAGATGCGCTACGTAGCTAACGAACTGGATGGCCTGACTGGTGGGCCGAACACTGTGGTGTTTATTAGCATATGGTCCCATTTCAGCACCTTTCCTGTGCAGGTCTACATTCGCCGACTACGCCACATACGGCGGGCAGTGGTGCGGCTTCTGGACCGGGCTCCGGGGACCATGGTGGTGTTGCGTTCAGCCAACCTCCAGGCCCTGGACCCAGAGGTGAGCCTGTACAATAGTGACTGGTACTCATTGCAGCTGGACGGGGTTCTCAGGGCCATGTTCAGGGGTGTGGATGTCTTGCTGATAGACGCCTGGGAGATGACCCTTGCCCACCACCTCCCCCATgccctccaccctccccccatCATCATCAAGAACATGATAGATATTATCCTCTCTCGTATCTGCCCATGA